In Macrotis lagotis isolate mMagLag1 chromosome 8, bilby.v1.9.chrom.fasta, whole genome shotgun sequence, a single genomic region encodes these proteins:
- the MKRN2 gene encoding E3 ubiquitin-protein ligase makorin-2 isoform X1, protein MERTKKDSWDDSNRDSWRERSSRRVSWDEESLRKAFWEKDISRYGANQNGGKMLSKNNKGGSKRGGFRGLKDFFYWKNELRRDSLEIAMRRLSNVNNTDMDSDHQDDTTETRQRGLGRHNLDRKVLVRNKWKRGLGLGNGNLERGSVLRKDTGERGRRQKKEKWDKGRGLSKNALKRRRYKRDSCNNQRGLERDGWETKNVMTDNWDRKKRKSCWDRRKTRRNDNRDLEKLAMDNWERGRRHRRVNLSRRRGLEGSWDRGRRPKRESLDRSRYLIKENWDEAIDSRKDSWDKEKRLKRDNLDRRRCLSRESWDGVTGLRKDSWDRGRRLKGDNLDRRRYPSRESWDGVTFLRRDSSERGKRLKGDNVGRRRYPSRESWDGVTDVRRDSSERGKRVKGDSVGRRRCLSRGSWDGVDNLGRRYLSRESWDGVTELRRDSSERGKRLKGDNVGRRRYPSRESWDGVTDVRRDSSERGKRVKRDSVGRRRCPSRESWDGVTGLRRDSGERGQRLKGDNVGRRRCPSRESWDGVTDVRRDSSERGKRVKGDSLGRRRCPSRESWDGVTGLRRDSGERGQRLKGDSVGRRRCPSRESWDGVTDLRRDSGERGQRVKGDSVGRRRCPSRESWDGGDGAEGGPGQGKRGAEQQPGAGREVQGGGPRGGAPRGGAAGAAAERARPRPRGGPEEGPRDVEALQRQRGGGPAAARAAGAQGGPGPARGAAPGAGAAGQAQAAAAGPGREGRALAGGGPRRPRGAGGAAGRRAGALGGGGRRAVTARPEHAPSTRPGAGPCACACACAAPGGARPEAEPIVTAAGFPAGAAEVFHAWCMS, encoded by the coding sequence ATGGAAAGGACCAAGAAGGACAGTTGGGATGATAGCAATAGAGACAGTTGGAGGGAAAGGTCCTCAAGAAGGGTCAGTTGGGATGAAGAAAGTCTGAGAAAAGCATTTTGGGAGAAGGACATAAGTCGATATGGGGCAAATCAGAATGGTGGAAAGATGCTATCAAAGAATAACAAGGGTGGCAGTAAGCGGGGTGGATTTAGAGGGCTTAAGGATTTTTTCTATTGGAAAAATGAGCTGAGGAGGGACAGTTTGGAAATTGCAATGAGACGGTTGAGTAATGTAAATAATACGGACATGGACAGTGATCATCAGGATGACACGACAGAGACAAGACAAAGGGGCCTGGGGAGGCACAATTTGGACAGGAAGGTGCTGGTGAGAAATAAGTGGAAAAGAGGACTAGGTTTAGGGAACGGCAATTTGGAAAGGGGCTCTGTGCTAAGGAAGGACactggggaaagagggagaagacagaaaaaggagaaatgggaCAAGGGCAGAGGACTGAGTAAGAATGCTTTGAAGAGGAGAAGATACAAAAGGGACAGTTGCAACAATCAGAGAGGACTAGAAAGAGACGGTTGGGAAACAAAGAATGTGATGACAGACAATTGggacaggaagaagagaaagagttgTTGGGATAGAAGGAAGACACGAAGGAACGACAACCGGGATTTAGAAAAACTTGCTATGGATAACTGGGAAAGAGGTAGGAGGCACAGGAGGGTCAATTTAAGCAGAAGGAGGGGACTGGAAGGCAGTTGGGACAGAGGGAGGAGACCAAAGAGGGAAAGTTTAGACAGGTCCAGATATCTGATAAAGGAGAACTGGGATGAGGCGATAGACTCAAGGAAGGATTCTTGGGACAAGGAGAAGAGATTGAAGAGGGATAATTTAGACAGGAGAAGGTGCCTGTCCAGGGAAAGTTGGGATGGGGTAACTGGGCTAAGAAAGGACTCTTGGGACAGGGGGAGAAGACTAAAGGGGGATAATTTAGATAGGAGGAGGTACCCATCCAGGGAGAGTTGGGATGGGGTGACATTTCTAAGGAGAGACTCCAGTGAGAGGGGGAAGAGACTGAAGGGGGACAATGTGGGCAGAAGGAGGTACCCGTCCAGGGAGAGTTGGGATGGGGTGACAGATGTAAGGAGAGACTCTAGTGAGAGGGGGAAGAGAGTAAAGGGGGACAGTGTGGGCAGAAGGAGGTGCCTGTCCAGGGGGAGCTGGGATGGGGTGGACAACCTGGGCAGGAGGTACCTGTCCAGGGAGAGCTGGGATGGGGTGACAGAACTAAGGAGAGACTCCAGTGAGAGGGGGAAGAGACTGAAGGGGGACAATGTGGGCAGGAGGAGGTACCCATCCAGGGAGAGCTGGGATGGGGTGACAGATGTAAGGAGAGACTCTAGTGAGAGGGGGAAGAGAGTCAAGAGGGACAGTGTGGGCAGAAGGAGGTGCCCATCCAGGGAGAGTTGGGATGGGGTGACGGGGCTAAGGAGGGACTCCGGTGAGAGGGGGCAGAGACTGAAGGGGGACAACGTGGGCAGAAGGCGGTGCCCGTCCAGGGAGAGTTGGGATGGGGTGACAGATGTAAGGAGAGACTCTAGTGAGAGGGGGAAGAGAGTAAAGGGGGACAGCCTGGGCAGAAGGCGGTGCCCGTCCAGGGAGAGTTGGGATGGGGTGACGGGGCTAAGGAGGGACTCTGGTGAGAGGGGGCAGAGACTGAAGGGGGACAGCGTGGGCAGAAGGCGGTGCCCGTCCAGGGAGAGCTGGGATGGGGTGACAGATCTTAGGAGAGACTCCGGTGAGAGGGGGCAGAGAGTAAAGGGGGACAGCGTGGGCAGGAGGCGGTGCCCGTCCAGGGAGAGCTGGGATGGGGGTGACGGGGCTGAGGGGGGACCTGGGCAGGGCAAAAGAGGCGCGGAACAGCAGCCTGGGGCGGGGCGTGAGGTTCAGGGGGGTGGCCCCCGAGGAGGCGCCCCCCGAGGAGGCGCAGCAGGGGCGGCGGCCGAGCGGGCCCGGCCGCGGCCCCGAGGGGGGCCCGAGGAAGGGCCGCGTGACGTGGAAGCGCTTCAGCGACAGCGAGGTGGAGGCCCGGCGGCGGCGCGCGCGGCCGGAGCGCAGGGAGGGCCGGGCCCGGCCCGGGGAGCCGCCCCCGGCGCGGGAGCGGCGGGACAGGCGCAGGCGGCGGCCGCGGGCCCAGGCCGGGAAGGGCGGGCCCTCGCCGGAGGAGGACCCCGGAGGCCGCGGGGAGCTGGGGGAGCAGCGGGGCGCCGGGCCGGGGCCCTCGGAGGCGGAGGGCGCCGGGCCGTAACCGCCCGCCCCGAGCACGCGCCGAGCACGCGCCCAGGAGCCGGGCCGTGCGCATGCGCCTGCGCCTGCGCGGCGCCCGGGGGCGCCCGGCCGGAGGCGGAACCGATTGTGACGGCGGCGGGGTTTCCGGCCGGCGCTGCCGAG
- the MKRN2 gene encoding E3 ubiquitin-protein ligase makorin-2 isoform X2, translating to MERTKKDSWDDSNRDSWRERSSRRVSWDEESLRKAFWEKDISRYGANQNGGKMLSKNNKGGSKRGGFRGLKDFFYWKNELRRDSLEIAMRRLSNVNNTDMDSDHQDDTTETRQRGLGRHNLDRKVLVRNKWKRGLGLGNGNLERGSVLRKDTGERGRRQKKEKWDKGRGLSKNALKRRRYKRDSCNNQRGLERDGWETKNVMTDNWDRKKRKSCWDRRKTRRNDNRDLEKLAMDNWERGRRHRRVNLSRRRGLEGSWDRGRRPKRESLDRSRYLIKENWDEAIDSRKDSWDKEKRLKRDNLDRRRCLSRESWDGVTGLRKDSWDRGRRLKGDNLDRRRYPSRESWDGVTFLRRDSSERGKRLKGDNVGRRRYPSRESWDGVTDVRRDSSERGKRVKGDSVGRRRCLSRGSWDGVDNLGRRYLSRESWDGVTELRRDSSERGKRLKGDNVGRRRYPSRESWDGVTDVRRDSSERGKRVKRDSVGRRRCPSRESWDGVTGLRRDSGERGQRLKGDNVGRRRCPSRESWDGVTDVRRDSSERGKRVKGDSLGRRRCPSRESWDGVTGLRRDSGERGQRLKGDSVGRRRCPSRESWDGVTDLRRDSGERGQRVKGDSVGRRRCPSRESWDGGDGAEGGPGQGKRGAEQQPGAGREVQGGGPRGGAPRGGAAGAAAERARPRPRGGPEEGPRDVEALQRQRGGGPAAARAAGAQGGPGPARGAAPGAGAAGQAQAAAAGPGREGRALAGGGPRRPRGAGGAAGRRAGALGGGGRRAVTARPEHAPSTRPGAGPCACACACAAPGGARPEAEPIVTAAGFPAGAAEGWEE from the exons ATGGAAAGGACCAAGAAGGACAGTTGGGATGATAGCAATAGAGACAGTTGGAGGGAAAGGTCCTCAAGAAGGGTCAGTTGGGATGAAGAAAGTCTGAGAAAAGCATTTTGGGAGAAGGACATAAGTCGATATGGGGCAAATCAGAATGGTGGAAAGATGCTATCAAAGAATAACAAGGGTGGCAGTAAGCGGGGTGGATTTAGAGGGCTTAAGGATTTTTTCTATTGGAAAAATGAGCTGAGGAGGGACAGTTTGGAAATTGCAATGAGACGGTTGAGTAATGTAAATAATACGGACATGGACAGTGATCATCAGGATGACACGACAGAGACAAGACAAAGGGGCCTGGGGAGGCACAATTTGGACAGGAAGGTGCTGGTGAGAAATAAGTGGAAAAGAGGACTAGGTTTAGGGAACGGCAATTTGGAAAGGGGCTCTGTGCTAAGGAAGGACactggggaaagagggagaagacagaaaaaggagaaatgggaCAAGGGCAGAGGACTGAGTAAGAATGCTTTGAAGAGGAGAAGATACAAAAGGGACAGTTGCAACAATCAGAGAGGACTAGAAAGAGACGGTTGGGAAACAAAGAATGTGATGACAGACAATTGggacaggaagaagagaaagagttgTTGGGATAGAAGGAAGACACGAAGGAACGACAACCGGGATTTAGAAAAACTTGCTATGGATAACTGGGAAAGAGGTAGGAGGCACAGGAGGGTCAATTTAAGCAGAAGGAGGGGACTGGAAGGCAGTTGGGACAGAGGGAGGAGACCAAAGAGGGAAAGTTTAGACAGGTCCAGATATCTGATAAAGGAGAACTGGGATGAGGCGATAGACTCAAGGAAGGATTCTTGGGACAAGGAGAAGAGATTGAAGAGGGATAATTTAGACAGGAGAAGGTGCCTGTCCAGGGAAAGTTGGGATGGGGTAACTGGGCTAAGAAAGGACTCTTGGGACAGGGGGAGAAGACTAAAGGGGGATAATTTAGATAGGAGGAGGTACCCATCCAGGGAGAGTTGGGATGGGGTGACATTTCTAAGGAGAGACTCCAGTGAGAGGGGGAAGAGACTGAAGGGGGACAATGTGGGCAGAAGGAGGTACCCGTCCAGGGAGAGTTGGGATGGGGTGACAGATGTAAGGAGAGACTCTAGTGAGAGGGGGAAGAGAGTAAAGGGGGACAGTGTGGGCAGAAGGAGGTGCCTGTCCAGGGGGAGCTGGGATGGGGTGGACAACCTGGGCAGGAGGTACCTGTCCAGGGAGAGCTGGGATGGGGTGACAGAACTAAGGAGAGACTCCAGTGAGAGGGGGAAGAGACTGAAGGGGGACAATGTGGGCAGGAGGAGGTACCCATCCAGGGAGAGCTGGGATGGGGTGACAGATGTAAGGAGAGACTCTAGTGAGAGGGGGAAGAGAGTCAAGAGGGACAGTGTGGGCAGAAGGAGGTGCCCATCCAGGGAGAGTTGGGATGGGGTGACGGGGCTAAGGAGGGACTCCGGTGAGAGGGGGCAGAGACTGAAGGGGGACAACGTGGGCAGAAGGCGGTGCCCGTCCAGGGAGAGTTGGGATGGGGTGACAGATGTAAGGAGAGACTCTAGTGAGAGGGGGAAGAGAGTAAAGGGGGACAGCCTGGGCAGAAGGCGGTGCCCGTCCAGGGAGAGTTGGGATGGGGTGACGGGGCTAAGGAGGGACTCTGGTGAGAGGGGGCAGAGACTGAAGGGGGACAGCGTGGGCAGAAGGCGGTGCCCGTCCAGGGAGAGCTGGGATGGGGTGACAGATCTTAGGAGAGACTCCGGTGAGAGGGGGCAGAGAGTAAAGGGGGACAGCGTGGGCAGGAGGCGGTGCCCGTCCAGGGAGAGCTGGGATGGGGGTGACGGGGCTGAGGGGGGACCTGGGCAGGGCAAAAGAGGCGCGGAACAGCAGCCTGGGGCGGGGCGTGAGGTTCAGGGGGGTGGCCCCCGAGGAGGCGCCCCCCGAGGAGGCGCAGCAGGGGCGGCGGCCGAGCGGGCCCGGCCGCGGCCCCGAGGGGGGCCCGAGGAAGGGCCGCGTGACGTGGAAGCGCTTCAGCGACAGCGAGGTGGAGGCCCGGCGGCGGCGCGCGCGGCCGGAGCGCAGGGAGGGCCGGGCCCGGCCCGGGGAGCCGCCCCCGGCGCGGGAGCGGCGGGACAGGCGCAGGCGGCGGCCGCGGGCCCAGGCCGGGAAGGGCGGGCCCTCGCCGGAGGAGGACCCCGGAGGCCGCGGGGAGCTGGGGGAGCAGCGGGGCGCCGGGCCGGGGCCCTCGGAGGCGGAGGGCGCCGGGCCGTAACCGCCCGCCCCGAGCACGCGCCGAGCACGCGCCCAGGAGCCGGGCCGTGCGCATGCGCCTGCGCCTGCGCGGCGCCCGGGGGCGCCCGGCCGGAGGCGGAACCGATTGTGACGGCGGCGGGGTTTCCGGCCGGCGCTGCCGAG GGATGggaagaatga